The sequence below is a genomic window from Shinella zoogloeoides.
GATCGTGGCGATCGAGTTGGCGGCGTCGTGCAGGCCGTTCAGGAAATCGAACAGCAGCGCGATGCCGACGAGGCCGACCAGCAGCGGAAAGGCGAGTGTGGCGTCCATCAGACGTTCTCGATCACGATACCGCTGATTTCATTGGCGACGTCCTCGAAGCGGTCGACGACCTTTTCGAGTTCCCCGTAGATCTCGCTGCCGATGATGTAGGACATCGGATCGGATTTGCCGAATCGCTTGAAGAGGTCTTTCAGGCCCTGGTCGTGCAGCTCGTCCGAACGGCCCTCGACGCGTGTGACCTCCTCTGCAATGGCGCTGAGGCGGCCGGCATGCACGCCCACCTTGTCGAGCAGCGGAATGGCCTCGGCGATGAGATGCGCCGCCTTGACGACGGCCTCGCCCATTTCCTGCATGCCGGGCTGGAAATCCGTCTGCTCGTAGAGGCGGATGGTCTTCACCGTCTTGTGCATCATGTCGATGGCATCGTCCATCGACTGGATCAGGTCCTTGATGTCGCCGCGGTCGAAGGGGGTGATGAAGGAGCGGCGGACGGCGAGCAGCACTTCGCGTGTGATGTCGTCGGCCTGGTCCTCCAGTTCGACGATGCGGTCGCAGTGCTTTTCCAGGTCGGGACCGCCGGCAAGGGCCGCGCGGAGGGATTCGGCGGCGCCGACGACGGTACGGGAATGCTGCTCGAAGAGATCGAAGAAACGGTCTTCGCGCGGCATGAGTTTGCGAAACAGCGAAAGCATGGATGCCCCTTACGTGGCTGGGGTTGTCATGCGGCTGTCATAATTGAGCGGGAAGGCGCTGGAAAGCGTTGATTCGCCGCTTGTCACAATTCTCTTGGCTCTCGGTAAACGGATAAAAGAATGATCAAGGCACGATCTTGAACGGCTGCTCGCTGATGGCGACGGCCCCGCTGGCGGTGTCGCGGAAACGGTAGCGCAGCACGTAGTCGCCGATGGGCGGGCCGCTGAGATTGAGCGTCAGTTTGGCGAAGACTTCCTGGTTGCGCACGCTGCCCTTGAAGTCGAAGGATCCGAAAGCCTTCTGTTCGGCGAGCTTCGTGCCCTTCGGGTCTAGCAGTTCGAGATCGACGGTGAAGTGCGATTCCAGAAGCCCGCCATCGGCGGGGCGCCAGGTCAGGCCGACCGGTTCGACATAGGAGATCAGCGCTTCGCCTGCCTTGAAGTTCGCCTCCGGCCGGGCCGCGTACATGCCGTATCCCTCCGGCGGGGCGGAGACGAAGACGGCCTTGCCGATCGAGAAGGGCAGGGTGGCGGCGAACGTGCCGAACGCATCGCGGATCGTGTTGTGCGCGCCGACCGTATCGCCGGCTGCGGCCTGTTCCTCCGCCTTCTTCGCCGCATCGGCAAGCGGGCCGGCAAGCGCGAGCGTCGGCGCGAGCGCGGCGGCAAAGGTCATACGCAACAGGGACTTCGACACGGACATTCAGACTTCCTCCAGCCGGATGGCGGCAGGATGCGTAGAAGCGCGACAACAGTCAAGAACGCCCGGGAGGCTGCCCTAAATCAGTTTTTCCAGAACAGCGGCGTCAGAATGACGAGGACAGTGAGGATTTCGAGACGGCCGAGCAGCATGAGGAAGGACAGCACATAGAGCGCTGCGTCATGAAAACC
It includes:
- a CDS encoding DUF47 domain-containing protein; this encodes MLSLFRKLMPREDRFFDLFEQHSRTVVGAAESLRAALAGGPDLEKHCDRIVELEDQADDITREVLLAVRRSFITPFDRGDIKDLIQSMDDAIDMMHKTVKTIRLYEQTDFQPGMQEMGEAVVKAAHLIAEAIPLLDKVGVHAGRLSAIAEEVTRVEGRSDELHDQGLKDLFKRFGKSDPMSYIIGSEIYGELEKVVDRFEDVANEISGIVIENV